Genomic DNA from Leptospira venezuelensis:
AGTGGTGGTGGCGTCTGGAACGTGAATGTAAGATTTACAGGATTTATCATCCAATATATTTGTTTCACTGCAATGTTAGTGATATTAGTACGTTCCATTCTTTAATCTAAAATATACCGGGAAGGAGACTTCCCGGTATAACACGATAGCGATGTGTAAATAAAAAACCTCTTGACCGTTGTGTACATTCGAGGTTAACCTTCGGGGATACATGGCTTCCAAATTCGATTATCTCCGTAAAAATCTATATGCGATGGCGGAGCTATGTTTAGAGCAAATCCTGATCTTGGATGACGCTATCGAACAAGAAAATCCTGACCTTGCAAAACAAGTGATCGAAAGGGACGATCTGATCGATAGTTTAGAGAAACAAAACGATAACCTCTCCCAAAATGCAATCTTAGAAGCTATCGCAAACCGAAACTTACTCGGCATGGACCAAATTGATGGAGAAGTTGTACTCAAAAAAGATCCGCTTCGATTTGCACTTTCTTCCATTCGTATCAACAGAAGTTTAGAAAGAATGGGAGACCAGATCGTAAACTGCGCCACCTGCTATAGAAGAGGACTCCTACCAAAAGGATTTTTCAGACAAGAGGAAATTTTAGACAAGATGCTCTCTAGAGTAGTCACTCTTGTTGGAATGGCTGTAGAATCTTTGGTGGAAGAAAAAAACAGATTTTACGGTTCAGTGCACACTGTAGAGGAAGAACTAAACAATCTATGCCATGCAGCATTCTTAAAGTTCGTATTGGACCCAAGACTGGATAAAAATCAATTTGCAGATTTATACAGAATTATCTTAGGAATTGAAAGAGCGGGAGACTATGCGGTGAATATCGCAGAAGAGTTAGTTCGCTTAAATACAGGAATGGACATACGCCATCTTTCCGACCCAGTCCAGGTAACCGAAAAAACAAAAATTTCTTAATCTATATTATAAAAATAGAATTATTGCTGAACGCAAACTAAAGACTTTGTCACGTTACAAAAGTCGGGTGTTCCTGTAGATATTCCACCAACATTCGGATCGGAATTACCTCCGAAATTGCCCTGATCCGTATTCAAATTGGAAGTCCAACCTTGGCAAGTATTTGCGGTAGACCAATCAGTTTGCAATCCAGTCCAGTATCCTGCGGCAGTTGCACTTATCCCATTTCCAGTTCCGAATGCAAACAAAGCATTTGCGTCCGTTGAAAAAGCTTTCACAAAAGCGCCGCCAGCAAAATCTATATAATCTTTGTTGGGTTTTAAGACCCAGTCGATCTTAGAAGGCATTGCTCTTCTCCAGGTTCCAGCCACCGCAAAAGTTTTATAAGTTCCCGAAGGAAGTCCAATCCCAAATAAGTTATTCGCCTCATTCTGACAAACAAAGTCCGCAAAACCGCCGGAGCCGAAATTTCCTGCATAAGAAACGGGTGTAGAAAATACGAATTTATCATTATCTTTTTGTAATATCGGATAGGGAATGGTCTCCGAATCAGGAGTAAGAATGGAGATTACGATAGAATTATTGGTAGAATCAGAATCGTCCGACACACCAGTGATAGTCAAAGTTTGAGGAACATTATAATCAGAAGGAGTAAACATCATCAAGCCTGGGGAAATAGGAGCGATTGTAGAATTGCTTGTTGAAAAATTATAAGTTACGGAAGACGAATCCGGCTTATGCGCCAGGGAAATAGACAAAACCAAGGATCCTCCCTCTGGCAAAGAATTTCCTCCAGTAATAATAAGCTCCTTATCACACCCGTTAATTAGACAGCTGATAATTGCATTTTCGTAATATTCTTTCGTGTTTGGGTCCCCGGAATTTTCGGATTTAATAGCGCAGGCGAGCAAAAAAACCGAAAGGCAGATCACAAAGAATAAAGAAACCCGCTCGGTACACATAAAAATCTTAAACCGGATCCTTAAAGCGAGAAGACTCTGCACCATTATTGGATTCGAAACCTTCTCCCTGTTCTAAATAACTTTCTAATTCTTCTTTTAGGCCGTGAGGAAGTTGGAGTCCTGAACTTTCTATCCTTTCGTTGTATTTACTAAAAGAGAATCTATGCCTAGAAGTTCCAAGATAAACACTCAAAGCTTCGGAGCCCCATTCTAAAATGTCTCGGATATATTCTTCGTTTTCTTCTAACTTCTCCGCATAAGGAATAAAAAGAGGTCTATTCACTGGACGGCCAATAGTCCTATAAAATAAAAGCCTGCGAAGTACTTCGTGATCCTTCCAATTACCTGTTTCGAGTGCTCTTTCCACCATCCTAAGATTGATACAGTCCAAAAATTCTATTTTTAGATTTTCATTTTTCAATCTTCTGCGAAGACTCGCCTTGATCTCTTCGGACTCGTATAAAAAATTAGGACAATATTCCGGACATTCTTGGTCTTTATGTAAATCGCAATAATGTAATAGAATACAATCGATGTCGGAAGAAGGTTCTACGATACCAAAATTGATCGAACCTAAAATTTCAACGCCTGTACGAAAACCTTTATCTTCTAATTCCTTTAAGGCAATGCGGCAAGCCTGCATTCTTCTCAAAGCTTCTTTAGTATCGTAGTTGCGGTATTTGTTTTTAAGGGCTACGTATTTTTCTATTAGATAGGTCATTCGAACAGTTCTCGCAAATAGCGGTTCATACCGTGTAATACTATCTCCGGGATTTCATGTCCACCCGGAAATGCCAGCAACTCACCTACCCATCCTGCGTCTTTTAAGACTGATTCTAATCTTTTCGCAGCAGGATAACCGAGCACAGGGTCCATTCTACCATGACTTTGAAAAAATTTATAGCCCGGAGTTTGTTTTGCGTACTGTGTCCAATGAGTCTCGTCCAGCAAAGTCCCCGACAGAATGACAAGACCTTTGGGTTTTTTCTCAGCCTTAAGAGTAATCTCCGTAGCAAGCATTGAACCTTGTGAAAAACCTCCTAAGATAATTCGATCCATTGGTACATCTAATGCCTGGATCATTTCTTCTATCTTTTGTTTTGCCTCTGCCAGACCGGCTGGATAACGTTCAAAAAGTTCTCTAGAACCTCCGGCGACCATTGCTCTTTGTAAAGCTTCCATATCAATAGGGAACCAGGCTTTACCGTTATAACCCGGCGCAATCGGAACTTCTAAAATCCCATCCGGAAAGATGAAATTCGTACCCTCAGGAACGTCCATATACGAATACAAAGGAAGAAGGTCGAACGCATTCGCTCCGTAACCATGTAGAAAAATAACATAAGCACCTTGTGGATCACCTGGAATGCGGGCAGCTTTAACGGGACCTATTTGGACGAGTGGGATATCATACATGATTTCCTTGTAAGGAAACCTAAACGAATTGGCAATGTTATAATTAGAATACAATCGAGCTCTAACAGGTTTTCCGCTAGAATTGATTTTGGGTTTAAAGGAGGACCTTCAAAAGGAGAAGGTCCTCTACAAATAGATTAGATAATCTCTCCGTTCGCCTGCAATCCTTTACAATTATTACTAGTAGCTACAGTTGTACTAGGATCTGTGATTAAAAGTCCTATAACTTGAACGTCTTTTACACATTTGTCCACATCTGCTTTTTTATAATATTTATTATCATCTATCTTTAAATATAGATCTGTCAGAAATAGATCCAGAACGGTGATTGCCCCCGCATTAGCAGGATCTACTGATCCGTAGAATAAAATATCGGAAGTCAGAGCGGCTTCTTTGATCTGAGACCTTGCTTCAGAACCTTTAACACTATCGGATAAACCTAAAGAATCCATTGCCAAACAGTTTGAGAACGACAAGATAGATACGAACCCTAATATAATAAGTTTTTTCATCAATTTTCCTCTTTTGCTTACGTTATACGCTCTATCCCATTTCGAAGAAGACCGTTAACAAAGGTAACTATGCCGAAACTAATAAGGACAAAATATTCCATGAAATTATTAAAAATCTAAGTAATTTATAAATAAATAATGTATGCTATATCTCAATTGGAATATAGATTACCCTAAGCGGGATATGCACGATAGGAAGAGAAATAGAGCTTAACTTACCTCAAATCGACCGAGAATAGACCCTTAGTTTTCTAAGGGGAACAGTAAGATTTGGCCTATTTTGCCTTAGAAATTCCAATCAGAAGCTCCAAAAAGAGTTTTCCTTTCTCAAACTTTCGAAATCCACTGACCCAAGTGAAATATCTGACCGGTTTATTAAAATAACCTAAATGCGAACGTTAATTCTTAGCCTATTACTCCTTATCTCTAACACAAACTGTGGGACCTATCTTCTCTTAGAAAACCAAGCAGAGAATGATCAAACAGCGTTCCAAAATTTCGTTACACTGACATTACTCGATTCTTCCATTGGGCTCGTCCATTATTGGCCGTTAGACGGAGACCTGAAAGACAAAGTAGGAGGCTTAGATCTGACCGCTGTCGGCGGGACGACTCCAATAATTACTGCAGATCGATTTGGAATTCCGGGAAGAGCTTATTATTATGATGGAGGCGGAGGCTATCACGAATCCATAGCTCAAGGTCCTCTTTTCTTTGATGGAACAGTTTCCTCATTTACTGTAAGCGCTTGGGTAAAGGGAAAATTTCCTCCCGGGAATAACGGCAGCGAATTTATCTTCTTAAGCCAAGGAGCCGGGTTAGGTCTCCAGTTATATGCTTTTTCGCCAAGTTCTTGCAACGGGAGAATCAGGGCTTTCACAAACAATGGAGGCTCAGGAGATGTAGATGTAGGTACTGATTGCGGAATATATCCGGAAAATCTTTGGTATCATATGGTCTTTACTTGGGATATCCGAACACTCACCGGTTCTTTGTACGTGAATAACGTCTTAGTCGGCTCCGGAACCTTCGGAGTAAATCGTCCCTGGGCTACAAATAGCACTTTTCAATTAGGCCGATCCGATCTTTCTTCTCAACTTTTTGAGGGAGGTATTGACGAAGTGAGGATCTATAATCGGGCAATCTTTCCAGTTTCGAGCTTGTAAAAGCGCGTTTTTTAATATAGAAAGTAAGCCATCTTTATTTAGATTATATTGGATGAAACTTCAGTATTAGATTAACACTGAAGTTTTTATCAATAAAGATCTTATAGATCAATAACAAGACCAGTCCATATTCGGAAACTGTTCCTTTATTTCGCCTACTTCAGAATTTCCAAGATAAAATTTGCGCGGTCTGTTCATTAAGTCTGATGGATAATTTTCAAACATAGCAGTAATCAATTCCGGCATCGTCACTCCTAGAATACTGCATTGATCGGCTTCTTGTTGAACATTTCCAGTCCAAAGGACACTCTGTTTTTTATCATTAATCGTTATACTCAATGATTTACTATAAAGAGGAACCGACGAAACATGCACTGTTGCCATATTTGTGCCGACTGCATTTGCCAAACCGTGTTTCACACTTCCTTTAAGCGTTATTGATGCAGTCATGTTAAAGTGATAATCTGCATTTTCCTTATTTTCAATAAGCCCGATCTTTTTCAGTTTTACCGATAACATTTTTGCAATTATACCCTGTTGTGGATCAGTACTTTGATATTGAATCGAATAATTCCCCTTCAAAGGAGCGTTTGTATTCACAGTATTAGTTCTCGTCATTGCCGTTACACAATTGAATAGCATGGAGCTGCCACAAAGCATGAATACTGTTAATGTTTTTTTTCCCACCATAGTTTCCGTTGATTTCCTTATAATTTTAAACTGATTTCTTCTTAGTGAAATATGAAAGTATTTTTTTGATCTCGTGCCGCATGGGCGAAGGTCCGTAAAGCCAGCATTACTGCAAGACCCCAACTCCTGCTTGCTGGAACTCTAACCCGAGAAGCATCACCAAAAGAGTTAGATTGCGCACCAGGCTCAGAATATCGATTCGAAAAAGAATTTAAAAAGTGGGGAAGCTGCAGCTCATAAAAAGACCCAAAAACAACTAACGCTTTTTTGCAATCTTACGTTTTGGCTTCTTCTTAACTTTAGGCAATTGGTCTTGAACTGCTTTAAAATATTCGCAGACAAGATGATCCGACCAAGATATCGCTTTCCATCCTTCAAAATATGCGATATGGCTTCCCCTTTTTGTATAAACATGGATCGAATTCGGAAGGTTTTCCAACCAATGCAAATTTTCTAAAACATTCTGATTTACGCAGATGGGATCATCCTTTGCATTTAAAATCATAATCGGAGTTCGGATATTTTTCATTACAACCGCAGGGTTCGAATGCCTGTAATATTCTTCCTTATCGTCAAAACCGGAGAGACTGTGTAAACGATCCTGGAATTCGCCCAAAGTTTTGGATTCCATCACCTTCTGAAATCCTCCTACGGAAGATAAAGTTTCATAATGGCGTTTCAAAAAATAATTAATGAGTCTTTGGCCCATGATCTTACTATAAACCGGATGAACCCTATGAAATGCTTTTTCGATATCATATGCGGGAGAAATTGCTACTGCTGCATCCAATAAACTTTTCTTTCCGGATTCTCCCAAGTATCTAGCGAGCAATCCGGAGCCAGCAGAAATCCCCACACCAAACAAAGGACTATTCGGAAATTTTTTCTTAATGTACAAGAGTTGTTCTTTTAAATCCGAACTAGAACCCATTGTGTTTATCTGCGGCTTAGGAAGAGGAAGATTCCCATGTCCTCTCCTAATACAAACCACAGAAGCCCATCCCAATTGAGTTCCGATTCCTTTTACAATAGACTTAACGTCTTGCTCATCCCCGCTGATTGTATGAAAGACAATCGCAATTGGGTCGGAATCCGTTTTTTTCTTTCCATCAATATTGGACCAGGCAAGTCCAGTGACTCCACCATCCTTCATTTTAAGATATTCCAACTTATCGTAGCGAAAAAAGTCGGAACGATATTCTCTAAAAAGTAAGAGAGCCAGCATTAGATGATTATTAAAACACCAGAACGTAGGAAAATATTTCCTAGTTAAACGAGGACAATTTGCAATTACCCTTCTCACAAACTCGCCTTCACTGAACCGAAGAACAGGTTTTTCTAACACCTCAAGATAATAGTAAAATAAAAATGCGAGAATAAGAAATAAAACAAAAGAGAAGAACGAGAGCATGTAATAGTCCGAATGAAATTACTTTTGGAAAGAATAGGTGGAGAAAGGTTAGGGTCTATTACTTTATTCTCACACAAAGGCCCGGAGGATGATTGCTGTTTGAGTTTATTTGGAATTCATTTAGTGGTTGTAACTTTTGTGAGATTCAGCCATAAGTAATATATAAAACCATTATATTAAAGAATTATGAAGTTCCATTTCTTTCTGTAAAATTGTATTAATAATTGAACTAAGGTCTTTGCTCTTTTTAAGAGCTATTTTTTTATAATACTCTTCTAATTGAGGATCCAAATAAATCGGAAAATGAAGGTCCTTAAGATCTCGTGAATAAGTCCCACGTTTGCCTTTTGAAAAATCGTATTCGTCTCTCATATCAGTTAATATCGTTTGAATAATATTGAATTTCTTCTGATTTAGTTGCTTTTCTCGCAGATACTATTCTTATAATCTCTTCCCCGTTTTTCGATCTATCAACAAAAATAACGACTGCGATCGTAATATTTTCAATTTTTCCTAAAGCAATTTCTCTCAATTCTTCTACTGAATGATCCGGATCCGGCAAATAGATTGCTTTAGGGTCAGCAAAAACTAAAGAGGCTTCTCCAAAGGAAAGGTTATGTTTTTGGATATTAATCCTTTCCTTTTCAACATCCCATTCGAAACGCATTTAAGCATATTGAGGCGATACTTAATAGACGTAAATAGTTTTCCGTTGGTCCATTTATGAGTTCGCTCATAGTTTGTTCTCCGAACTCAGGTGCCATCAACTTAGAAACCTTAGTATGATCTGTCTTTCAAGTTAACGAAAATCATCCGTAACTTTTATTTTTGCGAGCCTCAGAATACTTCTGGGTCCAGCAGACTCAAGACAGTTTTGGGGGATGTCTCCCCCTCGCTCCAGCCGCGTTGCACGCGTCTTTCTTTACCCAAGCGAGCGACCCATAGGGAGCAAGATTCCCGAAGGGTGACTGAACGAAGTGAAGTCAAATGTTTAATGAAACAAGCTGTACTTGGATTAATTCGATATCTCCGGGAATCCGCAGTCTCCGAACCCCGGACCGGATTCGTTATAATTCAGTTTTTTTTATTCTCACGCAGAGTCGCGAATGCACGGAGAACTTATCACTATATATTTCTCTGTGTAATTTTTTAGGCTTCATACGAATATCACCGAGTTCACAGAAAGGGTAGAAGAAAGTAGTTACGCGTGCATGGGCGAAGATTCGCAAAGCCGCCCACAAATAACAAACCTCTTCACTTGTAGGAGCTCCTACATGAGGAGTATTAGAAAAATTGATTGTAAAATTAGAAATTTGTGATAGAGGATTTTCTTTGAACAACTACTAGAATCCGCCACCATCCCCCACCCAGAAGGGTGGGAATTTACCTTACAAGCCCAGACGGAACCGAATTTCCATTCTACTCAAATGACTAACTGCAATTCTTATACATTCGGTTAATTACTCCCTTACATTACTAAAGTTCGGAGACCTCAAAGTAACGGATATGTTGAACGTATTCACAGAACTTTACTCTATGTACATTTCAGGATCGCAGGTAAAACTAAATTCTACGAATCGATCGAATAGATGCAGATCGATTTGGAAATCTTTTTTGAAGAATACAATTACAAGAGAGCTTACCAAGGAAGAAACATGAATGGAAGAACTCCATTCCAAGTCTTCATCGAGGGCATTAAGACAAAAGAATTGGAGGTCGACCAAATGGAAAATTAGAACAAGCGTTCAGGAGAAGTGTAAGGTGAATACTA
This window encodes:
- a CDS encoding YheT family hydrolase, with the translated sequence MLSFFSFVLFLILAFLFYYYLEVLEKPVLRFSEGEFVRRVIANCPRLTRKYFPTFWCFNNHLMLALLLFREYRSDFFRYDKLEYLKMKDGGVTGLAWSNIDGKKKTDSDPIAIVFHTISGDEQDVKSIVKGIGTQLGWASVVCIRRGHGNLPLPKPQINTMGSSSDLKEQLLYIKKKFPNSPLFGVGISAGSGLLARYLGESGKKSLLDAAVAISPAYDIEKAFHRVHPVYSKIMGQRLINYFLKRHYETLSSVGGFQKVMESKTLGEFQDRLHSLSGFDDKEEYYRHSNPAVVMKNIRTPIMILNAKDDPICVNQNVLENLHWLENLPNSIHVYTKRGSHIAYFEGWKAISWSDHLVCEYFKAVQDQLPKVKKKPKRKIAKKR
- a CDS encoding DUF4136 domain-containing protein, whose translation is MVGKKTLTVFMLCGSSMLFNCVTAMTRTNTVNTNAPLKGNYSIQYQSTDPQQGIIAKMLSVKLKKIGLIENKENADYHFNMTASITLKGSVKHGLANAVGTNMATVHVSSVPLYSKSLSITINDKKQSVLWTGNVQQEADQCSILGVTMPELITAMFENYPSDLMNRPRKFYLGNSEVGEIKEQFPNMDWSCY
- a CDS encoding DUF1554 domain-containing protein, whose protein sequence is MSISLAHKPDSSSVTYNFSTSNSTIAPISPGLMMFTPSDYNVPQTLTITGVSDDSDSTNNSIVISILTPDSETIPYPILQKDNDKFVFSTPVSYAGNFGSGGFADFVCQNEANNLFGIGLPSGTYKTFAVAGTWRRAMPSKIDWVLKPNKDYIDFAGGAFVKAFSTDANALFAFGTGNGISATAAGYWTGLQTDWSTANTCQGWTSNLNTDQGNFGGNSDPNVGGISTGTPDFCNVTKSLVCVQQ
- a CDS encoding LamG domain-containing protein, which produces MRTLILSLLLLISNTNCGTYLLLENQAENDQTAFQNFVTLTLLDSSIGLVHYWPLDGDLKDKVGGLDLTAVGGTTPIITADRFGIPGRAYYYDGGGGYHESIAQGPLFFDGTVSSFTVSAWVKGKFPPGNNGSEFIFLSQGAGLGLQLYAFSPSSCNGRIRAFTNNGGSGDVDVGTDCGIYPENLWYHMVFTWDIRTLTGSLYVNNVLVGSGTFGVNRPWATNSTFQLGRSDLSSQLFEGGIDEVRIYNRAIFPVSSL
- a CDS encoding TIGR04452 family lipoprotein, which produces MKKLIILGFVSILSFSNCLAMDSLGLSDSVKGSEARSQIKEAALTSDILFYGSVDPANAGAITVLDLFLTDLYLKIDDNKYYKKADVDKCVKDVQVIGLLITDPSTTVATSNNCKGLQANGEII
- a CDS encoding phosphate signaling complex PhoU family protein, translated to MASKFDYLRKNLYAMAELCLEQILILDDAIEQENPDLAKQVIERDDLIDSLEKQNDNLSQNAILEAIANRNLLGMDQIDGEVVLKKDPLRFALSSIRINRSLERMGDQIVNCATCYRRGLLPKGFFRQEEILDKMLSRVVTLVGMAVESLVEEKNRFYGSVHTVEEELNNLCHAAFLKFVLDPRLDKNQFADLYRIILGIERAGDYAVNIAEELVRLNTGMDIRHLSDPVQVTEKTKIS
- a CDS encoding alpha/beta hydrolase → MYDIPLVQIGPVKAARIPGDPQGAYVIFLHGYGANAFDLLPLYSYMDVPEGTNFIFPDGILEVPIAPGYNGKAWFPIDMEALQRAMVAGGSRELFERYPAGLAEAKQKIEEMIQALDVPMDRIILGGFSQGSMLATEITLKAEKKPKGLVILSGTLLDETHWTQYAKQTPGYKFFQSHGRMDPVLGYPAAKRLESVLKDAGWVGELLAFPGGHEIPEIVLHGMNRYLRELFE
- a CDS encoding toxin-antitoxin system, antitoxin component; this encodes MRDEYDFSKGKRGTYSRDLKDLHFPIYLDPQLEEYYKKIALKKSKDLSSIINTILQKEMELHNSLI
- a CDS encoding BrnT family toxin, coding for MRFEWDVEKERINIQKHNLSFGEASLVFADPKAIYLPDPDHSVEELREIALGKIENITIAVVIFVDRSKNGEEIIRIVSARKATKSEEIQYYSNDIN